In one window of Scytonema millei VB511283 DNA:
- a CDS encoding response regulator: MIQILVVDDQSLIRQGLKALLELDPELTVVGEAENGQIALQLAEELHPDVILMDIRMPLMDGVAATREILQKLPQIKVLVLTTFDDDEYVQAAIAHGAMGYLLKDTPSEELAVAIHAVHKGYTQLGPGIVKKLLVSPLSVPKPPPPPVLQELTPRELEILQLIAAGANNREIAQKLFISEGTVKNHVTNILNRLNLRDRTQAAIFANTFLFK; encoded by the coding sequence ATGATCCAAATCTTAGTGGTAGACGATCAAAGCTTAATTCGCCAAGGATTAAAAGCATTATTGGAATTAGATCCTGAATTAACAGTCGTTGGTGAAGCAGAAAATGGACAAATTGCGCTTCAATTAGCTGAAGAATTGCATCCAGATGTCATATTAATGGATATTCGGATGCCATTGATGGATGGCGTTGCAGCAACGCGAGAAATTTTGCAAAAACTTCCGCAGATAAAAGTTTTAGTTTTAACGACTTTTGACGATGACGAATACGTACAAGCAGCGATCGCTCACGGAGCTATGGGGTATTTACTCAAAGATACACCTTCAGAGGAATTAGCTGTAGCTATCCATGCCGTACATAAAGGATATACGCAATTGGGACCGGGAATTGTAAAAAAACTCCTAGTATCTCCTCTGTCTGTACCAAAACCTCCCCCTCCACCAGTACTGCAAGAACTCACACCTAGAGAATTAGAAATTTTACAATTAATTGCAGCGGGGGCAAATAATCGCGAAATTGCTCAGAAACTATTTATTTCTGAAGGAACGGTCAAAAATCACGTTACGAATATTTTAAATCGATTGAATCTGCGCGATCGCACTCAAGCTGCAATTTTTGCAAATACTTTTCTATTTAAATAA
- a CDS encoding GAF domain-containing protein — protein MVLWADYDNFPIPYKGWNVAVGEKYVGDRRQMASAFTKLLAWLREYMSVDTATLLLPDEDRENLLVYATVGLEEEITQKIRIPIGQGIAGRIAASRKSMVTDNLLEEEIVSPILRQKGLHSLVGVPLLMREGMVGVLHVGSLQERQFTERDIQQLQVVVHRLKSIMVTAQFNYLSCSASQTDLHKYVDRIISLKYRYQVQNISSALQQPLNSYWFIAACKCLDIFRCQYILTCH, from the coding sequence ATGGTTTTGTGGGCAGACTACGATAACTTTCCCATACCTTATAAGGGATGGAATGTGGCTGTGGGCGAAAAATATGTAGGTGACAGACGACAGATGGCAAGTGCCTTCACGAAGCTATTGGCATGGCTGCGAGAGTATATGTCTGTTGACACTGCTACACTCCTACTACCAGATGAAGATCGGGAAAATTTGCTCGTATACGCTACCGTTGGACTTGAAGAAGAGATTACACAAAAAATTCGTATTCCTATCGGTCAGGGTATTGCGGGTAGAATTGCTGCAAGTAGGAAATCGATGGTGACTGACAATCTATTGGAAGAGGAGATTGTCAGTCCGATTTTACGGCAGAAAGGACTGCACTCGCTCGTTGGCGTTCCCCTACTAATGCGAGAAGGTATGGTTGGGGTTCTACACGTCGGTTCGCTTCAAGAACGCCAATTTACCGAACGCGACATACAGCAATTGCAAGTCGTCGTTCATCGCCTCAAGTCCATCATGGTGACAGCACAATTTAACTACCTTTCTTGTTCTGCCAGCCAAACAGATCTTCATAAATATGTAGATCGAATTATATCGTTGAAGTATCGCTACCAAGTTCAAAATATATCATCTGCTCTACAGCAGCCTTTAAACAGCTACTGGTTTATTGCAGCGTGCAAATGTCTTGACATTTTCAGATGTCAGTATATATTGACATGCCATTGA
- a CDS encoding nucleoside deaminase, with amino-acid sequence MTPEDFMRLALVEAKQGDSPYGAVIVKDNEVVAKGYNTVKRDCDPSAHAEMNVIRSLTAKIQTPSLEGYTIYATGEPCPMCASVCVWAGVSEIIIGASIEDLISVNQSQIDLACDEIIAKSFRKISVTKGVLRQECVDLFK; translated from the coding sequence ATGACACCTGAAGATTTTATGCGATTAGCTTTGGTAGAAGCAAAACAGGGCGATTCTCCTTACGGTGCTGTAATCGTCAAAGATAACGAAGTCGTAGCTAAAGGGTATAACACAGTTAAGCGAGATTGCGATCCTTCTGCTCATGCAGAAATGAATGTCATTCGTAGTTTAACAGCTAAAATTCAAACTCCATCTTTAGAGGGATATACGATATACGCTACAGGTGAACCTTGTCCGATGTGTGCGAGTGTTTGCGTATGGGCAGGTGTATCAGAAATTATAATTGGGGCTTCAATCGAAGATTTGATCTCGGTGAACCAATCGCAGATCGATCTAGCGTGTGATGAGATAATTGCTAAATCTTTTAGAAAGATTAGCGTGACAAAAGGCGTATTGCGACAGGAATGTGTGGATTTATTTAAATAG
- a CDS encoding cytochrome b N-terminal domain-containing protein — MKNLSYEFVLRRTATILSVALLTLCAIAAVTGILLSFYYEPVAGGANQALQWIDTEIPNGQIIHGLHDYAGTLLIGVALIQMVVMFLGRQFRRSWLTGWISNILLILNAIALAWTAMILDWSQVGYWRFRIELSTIEAIPLIGSTLRDVITGGGAVNTTTVEHLYTIHSYIISGSAVLLAIVHLLGVLWQEKQQTPAASVTSAESKTDAPRELIKNP, encoded by the coding sequence ATGAAGAATCTTTCCTATGAATTCGTTCTGAGACGGACGGCGACAATACTGTCTGTAGCATTGTTAACATTGTGCGCGATCGCGGCTGTGACTGGCATTTTGTTATCTTTTTATTACGAACCAGTGGCAGGTGGTGCGAATCAGGCTTTGCAATGGATCGATACGGAGATTCCTAACGGTCAAATCATTCACGGCTTACACGATTATGCTGGAACCTTACTAATTGGTGTAGCACTGATTCAAATGGTTGTGATGTTTTTAGGGAGGCAGTTTCGCCGCAGTTGGTTGACTGGCTGGATTAGCAATATTTTACTGATCCTCAATGCGATCGCCCTAGCTTGGACGGCGATGATTCTGGATTGGAGTCAAGTCGGTTACTGGCGCTTTCGGATCGAATTAAGTACCATCGAAGCCATTCCTTTGATTGGTTCTACCCTGCGAGATGTTATCACTGGCGGTGGTGCAGTGAATACAACTACGGTCGAACACCTCTACACCATCCACAGCTACATTATTTCTGGTAGCGCCGTCCTATTGGCGATCGTCCACTTACTCGGCGTGTTGTGGCAGGAAAAACAGCAAACACCTGCTGCATCTGTGACATCCGCAGAGTCAAAAACGGACGCACCACGGGAATTAATCAAAAATCCCTAA
- a CDS encoding ion transporter, with the protein MLLKQRVGFYLEDIETPAGRTTTLIITGLVLLSSAIFVADTYQIPPAIRSLLDFFDTLIIFIFTLEYLLRLWCAENRLQYVFSIYSIIDLMAILPIFSGIVDVNFSYIRLLRWFRILKLVRFLQGRTLFGRIGTEDTVIFARILFTLFAIVFVYSGLIYQAEHSINPKVFHTFLDAVYFSVVTMTTVGFGDVTPISQTGRFLTVLMILTGIALIPWQLGDLIKQLVKTSDRVETNCPTCGLALHDADARFCKACGTRLEKIKN; encoded by the coding sequence ATGTTACTCAAACAGCGTGTAGGATTTTATTTAGAAGATATTGAAACGCCCGCAGGTCGGACAACCACTTTAATTATTACAGGTTTAGTCCTACTATCTTCTGCTATTTTTGTTGCCGATACATATCAAATTCCTCCTGCAATTCGCAGCCTACTCGATTTTTTTGATACGCTGATTATTTTCATTTTTACTCTAGAATACTTATTGCGGCTTTGGTGCGCGGAAAATAGACTGCAATATGTTTTCAGTATTTATTCTATTATCGATCTGATGGCAATTCTGCCAATCTTTTCAGGAATTGTAGATGTTAACTTTAGTTATATTCGCTTGCTGCGATGGTTCCGTATTTTAAAATTAGTTCGTTTTCTGCAAGGGAGAACTTTATTTGGTCGCATTGGCACAGAAGACACCGTTATATTTGCTAGAATTTTATTTACTTTATTTGCGATCGTTTTTGTTTATTCCGGTTTGATTTATCAAGCCGAGCATTCTATCAATCCAAAAGTATTTCATACTTTTTTGGATGCGGTGTATTTCTCAGTGGTGACGATGACAACTGTAGGATTTGGTGACGTAACCCCTATATCCCAAACAGGTAGGTTTCTCACAGTTCTGATGATTTTAACTGGAATTGCCCTAATTCCTTGGCAACTAGGCGATTTAATTAAACAATTAGTCAAAACATCAGATCGGGTAGAGACAAATTGTCCTACTTGTGGGTTAGCATTGCACGATGCTGATGCTCGGTTTTGCAAAGCTTGTGGCACGAGATTAGAGAAGATTAAAAATTGA
- a CDS encoding response regulator, whose translation MAKILVIEDEPDVRNNLVELLESEDFDVASSENGLMGALWAQQYLPDLIICDVMMPEIDGYEVLAALREEATTATIPFVFLTAMADKANVRQGMELGADDYLTKPFTREELLGAVTTRLAKQQAIAQQYQAEYKRAEALKQRVQELQQYIETKDEVLQQLQQNLSSTVPKLNIAINILKNIAPGAQRDRCLAIIQTACAEEISMLSQLPYSKIFTEELSELLRQCQITNEET comes from the coding sequence ATGGCTAAAATTCTTGTGATTGAAGACGAACCAGATGTGAGAAATAATCTCGTAGAACTGCTAGAGTCAGAAGACTTTGATGTTGCTAGTTCGGAAAATGGTTTGATGGGAGCGTTGTGGGCGCAGCAGTATCTACCAGATTTAATTATTTGCGATGTCATGATGCCAGAAATTGATGGCTATGAGGTACTCGCTGCTCTCCGTGAAGAAGCAACAACAGCTACAATTCCTTTTGTTTTTCTCACGGCAATGGCTGATAAAGCAAATGTCCGTCAAGGTATGGAGTTAGGAGCAGATGATTATTTAACTAAACCTTTTACTAGGGAAGAATTATTAGGAGCAGTTACCACTCGACTAGCAAAACAGCAAGCCATAGCACAACAATACCAAGCAGAATACAAAAGAGCAGAAGCACTGAAACAAAGAGTACAAGAGCTACAACAATACATTGAAACAAAAGATGAAGTCTTGCAGCAATTACAGCAAAATTTGTCTAGTACTGTACCGAAACTGAATATCGCAATTAATATTCTAAAAAATATCGCACCTGGAGCGCAGCGCGATCGCTGTTTAGCAATTATTCAAACAGCCTGCGCTGAGGAAATTTCTATGCTAAGTCAACTTCCCTACTCCAAGATTTTTACAGAGGAATTATCAGAGTTGTTACGCCAATGTCAAATTACCAATGAAGAAACTTAG
- a CDS encoding esterase/lipase family protein: MLPTVILPGFLEAAIAYRPLEQLLQQLGFPTVTVPLQRQDWFPTLGGRPMTPILLRLHRTVEQVLRQYNTAKVNLIGHSAGGWISRIYLGEKPYLVRNAAIAAIPPWEAYRFVATLVTLGTPHISQERWTRWNLDFVNNNYPGAFYSSQVRYVCVAGKSIFGQRQRGSWLAYSSYRLTCGQGNCWGDGITPIAAAHLEGAENLVLEGVKHSPKAPGIWYGSPQVVPSWMSFLV, translated from the coding sequence ATGCTTCCCACCGTCATTTTACCTGGATTTTTAGAAGCCGCGATCGCCTACCGCCCGTTGGAACAATTGTTACAACAGTTGGGCTTTCCTACCGTTACGGTTCCCTTACAACGGCAAGACTGGTTCCCCACATTGGGGGGTAGACCGATGACTCCAATTTTGCTGCGACTGCATCGCACAGTCGAGCAAGTTTTACGGCAATACAACACAGCTAAAGTGAATTTGATCGGTCATTCTGCTGGCGGCTGGATCTCGCGAATTTATTTAGGTGAAAAACCATACCTGGTTCGTAATGCGGCGATCGCTGCCATTCCCCCTTGGGAAGCTTACCGCTTTGTTGCCACGTTAGTCACGCTAGGAACTCCCCACATTAGCCAAGAACGCTGGACGCGCTGGAATCTCGATTTTGTCAACAATAACTATCCTGGTGCTTTTTATAGCTCACAAGTACGCTACGTTTGTGTTGCTGGTAAGAGCATTTTCGGACAGCGCCAGCGAGGAAGTTGGCTAGCATATAGTAGCTATCGCTTGACCTGCGGACAAGGGAATTGTTGGGGTGATGGCATTACCCCAATTGCAGCAGCTCATTTAGAGGGAGCAGAAAATTTAGTTTTAGAAGGGGTCAAGCATTCTCCCAAAGCCCCTGGAATTTGGTATGGTTCGCCTCAAGTTGTACCGAGTTGGATGTCTTTTTTGGTGTAG
- a CDS encoding sensor histidine kinase produces the protein MNQEPTPESLSATINHLKQLNEQLQLQVAAHQRAEAEVRFLHSITQSINESHDFHSALTIALEKICQFTGWQFGEAWVPSSDGQSLTYSPAWYSADPDLEQFRRSSERYQFAANVGLPGRVWVSKRPEWLHISQEPETIFLRKFIADRVGFKTALGMPIVDSGDRVLAVLVFFMFASCAENTHLIELVTTSAVQLGTLLQRQQAEAALYQSQAWLQAILDNSTALIYIKDLDGKYLLVNVWFSLLFYPDRAGIKEKTDYDIFPLEIAAVLQQNDRKVIAAKSPIDWEELLPHEDDGLHTYLSIKFPLYNEHGEPYAICGISTDITERKRAEDALRSSMATNRALLNAIPDLMFRINRSGIFVNFKAAKGDRLHLPADEFLGKHLSEVFPHEIAQAVDSCIQKTLLTTEVQILECQLIVNHEFRDYELRIAVSAENEVMTIVRDITDRKRTEAEIRLALAKEKELGELKSRFVTMASHEFRTPLATILSSSELLEHYSHKWSEDRKLNHLQRIQTSVKHMTQLLNDVLLIGKAEAGKLDFKPMLINLKHFCHEVVEEIQLTASDRQIIFQCRTDDRITGMMDEKLLRHIFINLLSNAVKYSPVDSPVNFELISEGETVIFRVRDRGIGIPLAEQEEIFSSFHRASNVGTISGTGLGLAIVKKSIDLHDGKIAVESSVGLGTVFTVVLPLNKQV, from the coding sequence ATGAATCAAGAGCCAACCCCTGAATCCCTAAGCGCAACTATTAATCACCTCAAACAACTCAACGAACAATTACAGCTCCAAGTTGCAGCACACCAACGGGCAGAGGCAGAAGTTCGATTTTTGCATAGTATTACCCAGTCTATTAATGAATCTCACGATTTTCACTCTGCATTAACGATCGCTTTGGAAAAAATCTGTCAGTTTACTGGTTGGCAGTTTGGCGAAGCATGGGTTCCTAGCTCTGACGGACAAAGTTTAACATATAGCCCTGCTTGGTACAGTGCAGACCCAGACCTAGAACAATTTCGCCGCAGCAGTGAACGATATCAATTTGCTGCCAATGTCGGTTTACCTGGGCGTGTTTGGGTGTCAAAGCGTCCTGAGTGGTTGCACATTTCTCAGGAACCAGAAACTATATTTTTACGCAAATTCATTGCAGATCGAGTTGGATTCAAAACAGCGTTGGGTATGCCAATTGTTGATAGTGGCGATCGCGTCCTAGCAGTGTTGGTATTTTTCATGTTTGCATCTTGTGCAGAAAATACCCATTTAATCGAGTTAGTCACAACTAGTGCCGTCCAGCTAGGCACTTTATTACAACGCCAACAAGCAGAAGCAGCACTATATCAAAGTCAAGCATGGCTGCAAGCAATTTTAGATAATTCCACCGCACTAATTTATATCAAAGATTTAGATGGAAAATATTTACTCGTCAATGTCTGGTTTAGCCTTCTATTCTATCCCGATCGCGCTGGAATCAAAGAAAAAACTGACTACGACATTTTTCCTCTAGAAATTGCTGCTGTCTTACAACAAAACGATCGAAAAGTTATAGCTGCTAAATCTCCGATCGATTGGGAAGAACTGTTACCGCATGAAGATGACGGTTTACATACATATCTTTCCATTAAGTTTCCTCTCTATAACGAACACGGTGAACCTTACGCGATTTGTGGGATCTCTACCGATATTACCGAACGCAAACGTGCTGAAGATGCCCTACGTTCCAGTATGGCAACAAATCGAGCTTTACTCAATGCGATACCAGATTTGATGTTTCGCATCAATCGTTCGGGAATTTTTGTCAACTTCAAAGCCGCAAAAGGCGATCGCCTACACCTACCAGCAGATGAATTTTTAGGTAAACATTTATCTGAAGTGTTTCCTCACGAAATCGCTCAAGCAGTCGATAGTTGTATACAAAAAACTTTATTGACTACCGAAGTGCAAATTTTAGAATGTCAGCTGATTGTAAATCATGAATTCAGAGATTACGAATTACGCATTGCTGTTAGTGCTGAAAATGAAGTTATGACAATTGTTCGCGATATTACCGATCGCAAGCGAACGGAAGCAGAAATTCGTCTTGCCTTAGCCAAAGAAAAAGAACTAGGAGAACTAAAATCACGGTTTGTGACGATGGCTTCTCATGAATTTCGTACGCCTCTAGCCACAATCTTATCTTCTTCAGAATTGCTCGAACACTACAGTCATAAATGGAGTGAAGATCGCAAACTCAATCATTTACAAAGAATTCAAACATCTGTAAAACACATGACTCAATTGCTAAATGACGTACTTTTAATTGGTAAGGCGGAGGCAGGTAAGTTAGATTTTAAACCAATGCTCATCAATTTAAAACATTTTTGCCACGAAGTTGTAGAAGAAATTCAATTAACGGCTAGCGATCGCCAAATTATTTTTCAGTGCCGAACAGACGATCGGATTACTGGAATGATGGACGAGAAATTGCTACGTCATATTTTTATCAACCTCCTTTCCAATGCTGTTAAGTATTCTCCTGTCGATAGTCCAGTTAACTTTGAATTAATTAGCGAGGGCGAAACAGTTATTTTTCGCGTTCGAGATCGAGGAATTGGGATTCCATTAGCAGAGCAAGAAGAAATTTTTAGTAGTTTTCACCGCGCTAGCAACGTTGGAACTATCTCTGGTACGGGACTCGGCTTAGCGATCGTGAAAAAATCAATCGATTTACACGATGGCAAAATTGCAGTTGAAAGTTCAGTTGGCTTAGGCACGGTTTTCACTGTAGTACTTCCTTTAAACAAGCAGGTATAG
- a CDS encoding precorrin-2 C(20)-methyltransferase, translating into MTTNDSSMANGILYGVSVGPGDPELITLKGLRSLQQASVVAFPRGIQDKPGIAQQIIAPWLRSDQQQLPLHFPYVQDLEVLTKAWRLAAKQVWEYLQKGQDVAFACEGDISFYSTFTYLAQTLQQMHPAAVIKYVPGVCSPMAAASALGLPLTIRQERLVVLPAIYNVNELESILDWAEVVVLMKVSSVYEQVWQVLQRKSLLQNSWIVERATLPNMTIYKDLSDRPHLQLPYFSLLVIQVSRQ; encoded by the coding sequence ATGACGACAAATGACTCCTCAATGGCGAACGGTATTCTCTACGGTGTGAGTGTTGGTCCAGGCGATCCAGAACTGATAACGCTCAAAGGATTGCGATCGCTGCAACAAGCTTCTGTAGTTGCTTTTCCTAGAGGCATTCAAGACAAACCAGGCATTGCCCAACAAATAATTGCTCCGTGGCTGCGATCGGATCAACAGCAGCTACCCTTGCATTTTCCCTACGTGCAAGATCTTGAAGTTTTGACAAAAGCATGGCGACTAGCCGCCAAGCAAGTTTGGGAATATTTACAGAAAGGTCAAGATGTAGCTTTTGCCTGTGAAGGGGATATTAGTTTCTACAGTACGTTTACCTATTTGGCACAGACGTTGCAACAAATGCATCCCGCAGCCGTCATCAAGTACGTTCCTGGTGTTTGCTCGCCTATGGCAGCAGCATCGGCGTTAGGGTTGCCTTTAACTATCCGCCAAGAGCGTTTAGTCGTGTTACCAGCGATTTATAACGTCAACGAACTAGAATCTATTTTAGACTGGGCAGAAGTCGTAGTACTGATGAAAGTGAGTTCCGTATACGAACAAGTATGGCAAGTCTTGCAACGCAAATCCCTACTGCAAAACAGTTGGATAGTAGAACGAGCTACATTACCAAATATGACAATATATAAAGATTTAAGCGATCGCCCGCACCTACAATTACCCTACTTTTCTTTACTGGTCATTCAAGTCAGTCGTCAGTGA